One genomic segment of Desulfomicrobium sp. ZS1 includes these proteins:
- the ybgF gene encoding tol-pal system protein YbgF, with amino-acid sequence MRSTLVFVTGMLVGVLLSWASGPASMYLARGWSALRLVETPSGIVPSLKSVQDDNFAMGRPSASVLRRPVTRSVRMAASNVILVREAAVSSNATGAHASATAPVGPGAPAVAANATVGPAAEPSAAPLPESVHAAKAGLKTAAPVPDISKSKSGSSKSESGISKARPVTPRPDRAVKAKASAASADALKKKAAAEISPEQEYGRALKSYQNGRHALAREQFAAFMRDFPRHKLLPNALYWTGETWYAEARYDRAMEYFTQVVEDHPRHAKSADALLKLAYSALRQGQPGQAGVYLQQLEVRYPDSPASRLGRQAHGRIQGCNDSITVALARG; translated from the coding sequence ATGAGATCAACGCTGGTCTTCGTGACCGGAATGCTTGTCGGCGTTCTGCTTTCCTGGGCAAGCGGTCCTGCGTCCATGTATCTTGCCCGTGGTTGGTCTGCCTTGCGGCTGGTGGAGACGCCCTCCGGGATTGTGCCCAGTCTCAAATCCGTGCAGGACGACAATTTTGCCATGGGGAGGCCTTCCGCGTCAGTCCTGCGCAGGCCGGTTACGCGCAGCGTGCGCATGGCCGCGTCAAACGTGATCCTGGTCCGGGAGGCTGCCGTCTCATCGAATGCGACGGGCGCGCACGCATCAGCGACGGCTCCCGTAGGCCCCGGCGCTCCTGCCGTTGCCGCGAACGCGACCGTCGGCCCCGCTGCCGAACCGTCCGCCGCGCCATTGCCTGAATCCGTTCACGCTGCAAAGGCTGGGCTAAAAACAGCTGCGCCAGTGCCGGATATTTCCAAATCAAAGTCGGGCAGTTCCAAATCAGAGTCGGGCATTTCCAAAGCCCGGCCGGTCACTCCCAGACCGGATAGAGCAGTCAAGGCCAAGGCATCCGCTGCATCGGCGGATGCCTTGAAAAAAAAGGCCGCGGCGGAAATATCGCCGGAACAGGAGTACGGCCGCGCCCTCAAGAGCTACCAGAACGGCCGCCATGCGCTGGCCCGGGAGCAATTTGCCGCGTTCATGCGGGATTTTCCCCGCCACAAGCTATTGCCCAACGCCCTCTATTGGACCGGGGAGACATGGTATGCCGAGGCTCGCTATGACCGCGCTATGGAGTACTTCACGCAGGTCGTGGAGGATCACCCCCGCCATGCCAAAAGTGCGGACGCGCTCCTGAAATTGGCCTACTCGGCACTGCGTCAGGGACAGCCCGGGCAGGCCGGGGTTTATCTGCAGCAGCTGGAGGTCCGCTACCCCGACTCCCCGGCTTCCCGCCTTGGTCGCCAGGCGCACGGCAGGATTCAGGGGTGCAACGACTCCATAACGGTGGCCCTGGCCCGTGGATGA
- a CDS encoding NIL domain-containing protein: protein MSNHEYSRIVSLRFPPQSSGQPMMYNLARHFDLTFNILQANINPRREGHMILELSGTREHYRQGVTYLQEQGIKVTPVAHEISRNEESCMHCGLCTALCPSKALHLNLSTRLVDFDQDKCTACNMCVTVCPVRAMVMEVDPNSW, encoded by the coding sequence ATGTCCAACCACGAATACAGCCGCATCGTCAGCCTGCGCTTCCCCCCCCAGTCCTCGGGACAGCCGATGATGTACAATCTGGCCAGACACTTCGACCTGACCTTCAACATCCTGCAGGCGAACATCAATCCGCGTCGCGAAGGGCACATGATCCTGGAGCTTTCGGGCACCCGGGAGCACTACCGCCAGGGCGTGACCTATCTGCAGGAGCAGGGCATCAAGGTCACGCCGGTAGCCCACGAAATCTCCCGCAACGAAGAGTCATGCATGCACTGCGGTCTGTGCACGGCCCTGTGCCCGTCCAAGGCGCTGCATCTCAACCTATCGACCAGGCTGGTTGATTTCGACCAGGACAAATGCACCGCTTGCAACATGTGCGTCACCGTGTGTCCGGTTCGGGCCATGGTCATGGAGGTCGACCCGAATTCGTGGTAA
- a CDS encoding diguanylate cyclase domain-containing protein, with amino-acid sequence MKEGKHFFLVTADTKLEGSLRALWPEEEVKWTCFGRGTSALEFLFSEPPDLLVVDEQLPDLAGVDLVRLIKGENVYRQLPVVLCLASEDVAELQDFSTLEIDDFLVKPFSPSIAKGRLILAYHRSTRELDASPLTKLPGNTSIIHRIQDLIDRQEDFALAYIDLDHFKSFNDKYGFSRGDEVLLMTARVIVNSIRGFMGAGTFVGHVGGDDFVFIVPPEKAESACQQVIDNFDSIVPHFYDQEDRARGAIHSLDRRGKEQVYPLMAISIAVVVNRGGKLKHFGEASQIAMNLKKEAKKNPKSCYVMDKRARA; translated from the coding sequence ATGAAGGAAGGCAAACATTTTTTCCTGGTCACCGCCGATACCAAGCTCGAAGGCAGTCTGCGCGCCCTGTGGCCCGAGGAGGAGGTCAAGTGGACCTGCTTTGGCAGGGGCACCTCGGCGCTGGAGTTTCTTTTCAGCGAGCCTCCGGACCTTCTTGTCGTGGACGAACAATTGCCCGATCTGGCCGGGGTGGATCTGGTGCGCCTGATCAAGGGCGAGAACGTCTACCGCCAGCTGCCGGTGGTGCTTTGCCTGGCCAGCGAAGACGTGGCCGAGCTTCAGGATTTCAGCACCCTCGAAATCGACGATTTTCTGGTCAAGCCGTTTTCGCCGTCCATCGCCAAGGGGCGTTTGATCCTGGCCTACCATCGCTCCACCCGTGAGCTCGACGCCAGCCCCCTGACCAAGCTGCCCGGCAATACATCCATCATCCACAGAATCCAGGATCTCATCGATCGGCAGGAGGATTTCGCCCTGGCCTATATCGATCTGGATCATTTCAAGTCGTTCAACGACAAATACGGCTTTTCGCGGGGAGACGAGGTCTTGCTCATGACCGCGCGGGTCATCGTCAATTCCATCCGGGGCTTCATGGGCGCGGGCACTTTCGTCGGCCATGTGGGCGGGGATGATTTCGTCTTCATCGTGCCGCCGGAAAAGGCCGAGAGCGCCTGTCAGCAGGTCATCGACAATTTCGACTCCATTGTGCCCCATTTCTACGATCAGGAGGACCGCGCGCGCGGGGCCATCCATTCCCTCGATCGCCGGGGCAAGGAACAGGTTTACCCGCTCATGGCCATTTCCATTGCCGTGGTCGTGAACCGCGGCGGCAAGCTCAAGCACTTTGGCGAGGCTTCCCAGATCGCCATGAACCTGAAGAAGGAAGCCAAAAAGAACCCCAAGAGTTGCTATGTCATGGACAAACGGGCACGCGCCTGA
- a CDS encoding tyrosine recombinase XerC, protein MSWTNGHAPDPVALFLLYLDAQRGYSPATVAAYGTDLEGAHLFLGRRSKGFDAPGEVTKADITAYLADLHRRGLAKSSVCRKLSALRAFYRFLRQRKMVVEDPCAALANPKLPKVHPKVLNVDQAIHLVETEITLDPEGLRDLALLEVLYGSGLRVSEALGLDFAHVDLDQKLVRVLGKGSKERLVPLTGPAAERLGRYIEQRGAFAPAAREQAIFLGKRGGRLSRKQADRIVKEMAVRSGAPCSISPHTLRHSFASHMLQAGADLRSVQELLGHSRISTTQRYTHLDLAQVMRVYDAAHPLAGDKDKND, encoded by the coding sequence ATGTCATGGACAAACGGGCACGCGCCTGACCCTGTCGCCCTTTTTCTGCTTTATCTGGACGCCCAGCGTGGCTATTCCCCGGCCACCGTGGCCGCCTACGGAACCGATCTCGAAGGCGCGCACCTCTTTCTGGGGCGCAGGAGCAAAGGTTTCGACGCGCCGGGCGAGGTGACCAAGGCGGACATCACCGCGTATCTGGCCGACCTGCACAGGCGCGGGCTGGCCAAATCGAGCGTCTGCCGCAAGCTCTCGGCTCTGCGCGCCTTTTACCGCTTTCTGCGCCAGCGCAAGATGGTCGTGGAAGATCCCTGCGCGGCCCTCGCCAACCCGAAGCTGCCCAAGGTCCATCCCAAGGTGCTCAATGTCGACCAGGCCATCCATCTGGTCGAAACTGAAATCACCCTCGACCCTGAAGGCCTGCGCGATCTGGCTTTGCTTGAGGTTCTCTACGGTTCGGGGCTGCGCGTCAGCGAGGCCCTCGGGCTTGATTTCGCCCATGTGGATCTGGACCAGAAGCTGGTGCGGGTGCTGGGCAAGGGCAGCAAGGAGCGCCTTGTTCCGCTCACCGGACCGGCGGCGGAGCGCCTTGGCCGCTATATCGAACAGCGCGGGGCGTTTGCTCCGGCGGCGCGGGAGCAGGCTATTTTTCTGGGCAAGCGGGGCGGACGGCTGTCGCGCAAGCAGGCGGACCGCATTGTCAAAGAGATGGCCGTGCGCAGCGGAGCTCCCTGCTCCATCAGCCCCCACACCCTGCGCCACAGCTTCGCCTCGCACATGCTCCAGGCCGGGGCGGATCTCAGGAGCGTGCAGGAGCTTCTCGGCCACTCCCGCATTTCCACCACCCAGCGCTACACCCACCTGGATCTGGCGCAGGTCATGCGCGTCTACGATGCCGCCCATCCGCTGGCCGGGGACAAAGACAAAAACGACTGA
- a CDS encoding HDOD domain-containing protein, producing the protein MEDDLRTKQKGAILAVKDLPTLPGVLQEVAILVENPNSSTDQISRAISKDQVLSAKVLKMVNSPIYGFPGRIGSIQHALVLLGFNVIKGIIISTSVFEVMNENMKGLWEHSLGCALASSAIARQIGCKDPEEYAVAGLLHDIGKVVAAVQLPEKRVAIDALVQEKDISYRQAESEVLGFAHDRINLWLCNYWNLPANLKEGLSYHHRPMSATLYPKVAQVVHVGNFLARLFGVGNGGDNQVSALDEGVLEALEITPEALFKIMSGLEREFVDLA; encoded by the coding sequence ATGGAAGATGATCTGCGAACCAAGCAAAAGGGTGCGATTCTGGCGGTCAAGGACCTTCCGACCCTGCCCGGAGTCCTGCAGGAGGTCGCGATTCTGGTCGAGAACCCCAACTCCTCCACGGATCAGATAAGCCGGGCCATCTCCAAGGACCAGGTCCTCTCGGCCAAGGTTCTGAAAATGGTCAATTCGCCCATCTACGGTTTTCCCGGGCGCATCGGCTCCATCCAGCACGCCCTGGTGCTGCTGGGATTCAACGTCATTAAGGGCATCATCATTTCCACGTCGGTCTTTGAAGTCATGAACGAAAACATGAAGGGCCTGTGGGAGCACAGCCTGGGCTGCGCCCTGGCCAGTTCCGCCATAGCCCGGCAGATCGGCTGCAAGGACCCCGAGGAGTACGCCGTGGCCGGCCTCTTGCACGACATCGGCAAGGTCGTGGCCGCGGTGCAGCTCCCGGAAAAACGCGTGGCCATAGACGCCCTCGTCCAGGAAAAGGACATCTCCTATCGTCAGGCCGAGAGCGAGGTGCTGGGTTTCGCCCACGACCGCATCAATCTGTGGCTGTGCAACTACTGGAATCTGCCTGCCAATCTCAAGGAAGGGCTTTCCTATCATCATAGGCCCATGTCGGCCACGCTCTACCCGAAAGTCGCGCAGGTCGTGCATGTGGGGAATTTCCTGGCCCGCCTGTTCGGAGTGGGCAATGGAGGGGACAATCAGGTCAGCGCCCTCGACGAGGGGGTGCTTGAGGCTCTTGAGATCACCCCGGAAGCGCTTTTCAAGATCATGAGTGGCCTTGAACGCGAATTTGTGGACCTGGCGTAG
- the ybgF gene encoding tol-pal system protein YbgF, with protein MSSLHLGRKILISGALAALLGTIPACVTTSDFDRLRSQVYSQEQERIKQQDRIAQMEAELARSQPAQANNWAEVNTMRSQIAALTGQLEDLRRTQDMQQQAAGGLVTVDSLNTRVVDLERKTLFMATQLGVVFDEMPALPPAQATPTSGFPGTMAPSSQGVPGLPDDAVQPETQPAPPAVSTPKIQPQGAPQAEVPGQELYQQALESFYAMKYKEAQSTWAEFVKGFPKDPLVPNAVFWQGECFFQMQDYANAVLTYQKVIEEHSKSNKYTAALLKQGISFFKLKKDQAGKLVLEDLIKKHPQSAEAKRAQAYLKGGN; from the coding sequence ATGTCTTCTTTACACCTTGGCAGGAAAATTCTGATCAGCGGAGCCCTGGCGGCTCTGCTGGGCACAATTCCGGCCTGCGTCACTACTTCGGACTTTGACCGCCTGCGCAGCCAAGTCTATTCGCAGGAGCAGGAGCGCATCAAACAGCAGGACCGCATCGCCCAGATGGAAGCCGAATTGGCGCGCAGTCAGCCTGCCCAGGCCAACAACTGGGCGGAAGTGAACACCATGCGCAGCCAGATTGCCGCACTGACCGGGCAGTTAGAAGACCTACGCAGAACTCAGGACATGCAGCAGCAGGCCGCAGGCGGACTCGTGACCGTGGACTCGCTCAACACCAGGGTCGTCGATCTTGAACGCAAGACTCTTTTCATGGCTACCCAGCTTGGCGTCGTCTTTGACGAGATGCCGGCGCTGCCACCGGCCCAGGCTACGCCGACAAGCGGCTTTCCGGGAACCATGGCGCCCTCGAGCCAGGGCGTGCCTGGACTCCCCGATGACGCTGTCCAGCCTGAAACACAGCCCGCGCCCCCGGCCGTGAGCACTCCCAAAATCCAGCCGCAGGGTGCGCCTCAGGCCGAAGTTCCGGGACAGGAACTCTACCAGCAGGCCCTGGAAAGTTTTTACGCCATGAAATACAAAGAAGCTCAGAGCACCTGGGCGGAATTCGTCAAGGGTTTCCCCAAGGACCCCCTCGTGCCCAACGCCGTATTCTGGCAGGGAGAATGCTTTTTCCAGATGCAGGACTACGCCAACGCGGTCCTGACCTACCAGAAGGTCATCGAGGAGCACAGCAAGTCCAATAAATACACGGCGGCCCTTCTCAAGCAGGGCATCTCCTTCTTCAAGCTGAAAAAGGATCAGGCCGGTAAACTGGTGCTTGAAGATCTGATCAAGAAACACCCCCAGTCCGCCGAGGCCAAGCGTGCCCAGGCATATCTGAAGGGCGGCAACTAG
- a CDS encoding ABC transporter permease — translation MNNDHSTTTPPALSVNASPKLLDLSLRGIIDLRTTPEIMDRLAQLTQALPKRIRVDLSEVTRMDDCGALVILQLRRMAEKNGCDLEMFGTPTHVQELLDFLRVDDPPRSVGIKRAKPDFMTRFGIKTLDVTNQAVTHVSFVGEITVTLFSLLRHPDRLRLGDTVLYMQRVGVDALPIVGLISFLLGLIMAFMSAVQLQQFGANIYVASLVALAMVRELGPIMTAILVAGRSGSAFAAEIGTMKVSEEVDALVTMGFKPAMFLVAPKIIASVLVVPLLAMYSNLFAIAGGLLIGVTTLDLTVNAYMAQTMSTLSIFDVNWGLFKSAIFAVLIATVGCFKGYQVRGGAASVGQATTSAVVTGIFLVILVDSILAVILRYWRP, via the coding sequence ATGAACAACGACCACTCCACGACAACACCGCCCGCACTCTCCGTAAACGCCAGCCCGAAATTGCTGGACTTAAGCCTGCGTGGAATCATAGACCTGCGCACGACTCCGGAGATCATGGATCGCTTGGCGCAGCTCACGCAAGCCCTTCCCAAGCGTATTCGCGTCGACCTGAGCGAAGTTACTCGCATGGACGACTGCGGGGCGCTGGTGATCCTGCAGCTGCGGCGCATGGCTGAAAAAAACGGCTGCGATCTGGAGATGTTTGGAACCCCCACTCATGTGCAGGAGCTTCTGGATTTTCTGCGTGTGGACGATCCGCCACGGTCGGTCGGCATCAAAAGAGCAAAACCCGATTTCATGACGCGTTTCGGCATCAAGACCCTCGATGTGACGAATCAGGCCGTAACCCACGTGTCCTTCGTGGGTGAAATCACCGTGACTCTTTTTTCCCTGCTGCGCCATCCGGACAGGCTGCGCCTGGGCGACACGGTCCTTTACATGCAGCGGGTCGGCGTTGACGCGCTGCCCATTGTCGGCCTGATCAGCTTTCTTCTGGGGCTGATCATGGCCTTCATGTCCGCCGTGCAGTTGCAGCAATTCGGGGCCAACATCTACGTGGCCTCCCTGGTGGCGCTGGCCATGGTCCGGGAACTGGGCCCCATCATGACTGCCATCCTGGTCGCCGGACGCTCGGGATCGGCCTTTGCCGCAGAAATCGGGACCATGAAGGTGTCCGAGGAAGTGGACGCGCTGGTGACCATGGGTTTCAAGCCGGCCATGTTCCTGGTGGCGCCCAAGATCATCGCCTCCGTGCTGGTAGTGCCGCTCTTGGCCATGTATTCCAACCTTTTCGCCATCGCCGGAGGCCTGCTCATCGGCGTGACCACGCTGGACCTGACCGTCAATGCCTACATGGCCCAGACCATGAGCACGCTGAGCATCTTCGACGTCAACTGGGGCCTCTTCAAAAGCGCCATCTTCGCCGTGCTCATCGCCACGGTGGGCTGCTTCAAAGGCTATCAGGTACGCGGCGGAGCGGCCAGCGTGGGCCAGGCGACCACCTCGGCCGTGGTCACAGGCATCTTTCTGGTCATCCTGGTCGATTCGATCCTGGCCGTGATCTTAAGGTACTGGCGACCATGA
- a CDS encoding protein phosphatase CheZ: protein MHKEQLSQELLNRITTKAESTIREVISAALTEEISRALTLALTEGEFYRAISTDLQAGLKSIYKEINAAATNATSELPVATAPAADEMFSEASTQLGAILQTTEQATESIMSVVEKQLDMNDRTMQLLASLENGSAKPEIEELRAGSEALGADLMEIMTTLSFQDLTGQRIKRIVAALQQIEKVVFELYMATGLSLKAMAQNPEQSVEEIRQASKARATELKGPQDASSQTDVDDLLSQLGL from the coding sequence ATGCACAAAGAACAGCTGAGTCAGGAACTTCTGAACAGAATCACGACCAAGGCCGAAAGCACCATCCGGGAGGTCATCTCGGCTGCCTTGACGGAAGAAATCAGCCGCGCCTTGACCTTGGCCCTGACCGAAGGCGAATTCTACCGCGCCATCAGCACCGACCTGCAGGCGGGTCTGAAATCCATCTACAAGGAAATCAATGCCGCCGCGACCAACGCCACCTCCGAATTGCCGGTAGCCACGGCTCCTGCGGCCGACGAGATGTTCTCCGAAGCATCGACGCAGCTCGGAGCCATCCTGCAGACCACGGAACAAGCCACCGAGAGCATCATGAGCGTGGTGGAAAAACAGCTGGACATGAACGACCGCACCATGCAACTCCTCGCCTCCCTGGAAAACGGGAGCGCCAAACCGGAGATCGAGGAATTGCGGGCCGGCAGCGAAGCCCTGGGCGCGGATCTGATGGAGATCATGACCACTTTGAGCTTTCAGGATCTGACCGGACAGCGCATCAAGCGCATTGTCGCGGCCCTGCAGCAGATCGAAAAGGTGGTTTTCGAACTCTACATGGCTACGGGCCTGTCCCTTAAAGCCATGGCGCAAAACCCCGAGCAATCCGTAGAGGAAATCCGCCAGGCGTCCAAAGCCCGGGCCACGGAACTCAAAGGCCCACAGGACGCCAGCTCTCAGACAGACGTGGACGACCTTTTGAGTCAGCTCGGTTTGTAA
- a CDS encoding sensor domain-containing diguanylate cyclase, which yields MSIKALEVDDGLQGHRRFEILREIFDSLSEHVAVIDREGRIVDTNRSWNLFGRRNGQLESSCSQGNYIGVCDRSFGASSEEAKQVADGIRAVLCGQIPEFTLEYPCHAPWKKRWFLMTATPLVSHDIIDGAVVSHIQITSRKLAEAALIRYERAIASSSSLVSIIDRDFIYQLVNDSYLRVHGRKREEIEGRPVSDIMGEDLFVSHVKPRLERCFVGETVQFERWFESHDAGRRCYAVTYCPYRERDDSISGAVVTATDITEAKEMREEIASSARRLAEAQRLAKVGSFEKDYVHDIKSWSEEFCRILGYEPDDVDPDFNLFMLHIHPEDEPDFKENFEEAQVRGKDFTTELRIRTVQGEEKHVSLICGFDFLEDGSLFRLHGAMVDVTERRLAELRLERLANTDELTGLPNRRHFLGLVRAEIVRSRRYGKSLCVAMVDIDDFKKVNDVHGHGAGDLALRHVAETITEMRRAVDVVGRLGGEEFCVLFPETGLEAGKIAAERVVKGLADSVFEYEGLRLRLTVSMGLARFEEGESLDGLLRRSDEALYEAKRTGKNRVCFAASRQSSEMADPVAGPDQEGATAI from the coding sequence ATGAGTATCAAAGCCCTCGAAGTCGACGACGGTCTTCAAGGCCATCGACGTTTCGAGATATTGCGCGAGATTTTCGACAGCCTGAGCGAGCATGTGGCCGTGATCGACCGCGAAGGACGCATCGTGGACACCAACCGCAGCTGGAATCTCTTCGGGCGGCGCAACGGCCAGTTGGAATCGTCCTGCTCTCAGGGGAACTATATCGGCGTCTGCGACAGATCCTTCGGTGCATCGTCGGAGGAAGCAAAGCAGGTCGCAGATGGGATCAGAGCCGTGCTTTGCGGTCAGATTCCGGAGTTCACCCTGGAGTACCCATGCCATGCGCCGTGGAAAAAACGCTGGTTCCTGATGACCGCCACCCCTTTGGTCAGTCATGACATCATCGATGGGGCGGTGGTCTCCCATATCCAGATCACGTCCCGCAAGCTGGCCGAAGCCGCGCTCATTCGGTACGAGCGCGCCATCGCTTCGTCCTCGTCCCTGGTCAGCATCATCGACCGGGATTTCATCTATCAACTGGTCAACGACAGCTATCTGCGGGTACACGGCAGGAAACGCGAGGAGATCGAAGGTCGCCCGGTTTCCGATATCATGGGAGAGGATCTTTTCGTTTCGCACGTGAAGCCCAGGCTCGAACGGTGCTTTGTCGGGGAGACCGTGCAGTTCGAGAGATGGTTCGAGAGCCACGATGCGGGCAGGCGTTGTTATGCCGTGACCTATTGTCCCTATCGCGAGCGCGATGATTCCATCTCGGGGGCCGTCGTCACGGCCACGGACATCACCGAGGCCAAGGAAATGCGGGAGGAGATCGCGAGCAGCGCCCGTCGTCTGGCCGAGGCGCAACGCCTGGCCAAGGTCGGCAGCTTCGAGAAGGACTACGTGCACGACATCAAGAGCTGGTCCGAGGAATTCTGCCGCATCCTTGGGTATGAGCCTGATGATGTCGATCCGGATTTCAACCTGTTCATGCTTCATATCCATCCGGAGGATGAACCCGATTTCAAGGAAAACTTCGAGGAGGCCCAAGTCCGGGGAAAGGATTTCACGACCGAGTTGCGCATCCGCACCGTGCAGGGCGAGGAAAAGCATGTCAGCTTGATTTGCGGCTTCGATTTTTTGGAGGACGGCAGCCTGTTTCGTCTGCACGGAGCCATGGTCGACGTGACCGAGCGCCGTCTGGCTGAGTTGCGTCTGGAACGGCTGGCCAATACGGACGAACTGACCGGACTGCCAAACCGTCGGCATTTTCTGGGCCTTGTGCGTGCGGAGATTGTCCGCTCCCGGCGTTACGGCAAGAGCCTGTGCGTGGCCATGGTCGACATCGACGATTTCAAGAAGGTCAACGATGTGCATGGTCACGGAGCAGGGGATCTGGCTTTGCGGCATGTGGCCGAGACCATCACGGAGATGCGCAGGGCCGTGGACGTGGTGGGCAGACTTGGCGGGGAAGAATTCTGCGTGCTCTTCCCCGAGACAGGTCTGGAGGCCGGCAAAATCGCGGCGGAGCGCGTGGTCAAGGGACTGGCCGATTCGGTCTTTGAGTACGAAGGCCTGCGCTTGCGACTTACGGTGAGCATGGGCCTGGCCCGGTTCGAAGAAGGGGAGAGTCTGGACGGGTTGCTGCGGCGCAGCGACGAGGCCCTGTACGAGGCCAAACGCACAGGCAAGAACCGGGTGTGTTTCGCCGCTTCCCGGCAGTCGTCTGAAATGGCTGATCCGGTCGCGGGACCGGATCAGGAGGGAGCAACGGCTATCTGA
- the dprA gene encoding DNA-processing protein DprA, whose product MDEFSASLALRHTSGLGPRTWKRLLSHYGDALSAVSDSSLWTARGLVSARVQTEFVRGGWREKAEDEQRRARNFGFPAVFFGDRAYPDFLREIPDPPLFLYYLGDLSLLSRPCVAVVGSRGATRYGVDMAESISAFLSASGICVVSGFAQGIDRAAHQGALRGVGGTIAVLGTGLDLVYPASNSDLWKQVAAHGLIVSEFAPGTRPEGINFPHRNRIVSGLSLGVLVVEGALGSGSLITANLALAQNRDVFALPGPANLKTHQGCHQLIRQGACLVQSGEDILQELQPRLGALCAPEAPVPEPRTREPEDPEQRIVHRLLEGGETLHIDTLARQTGWAANKVSSTLLFMELQGLVRQLPGMYYVLAT is encoded by the coding sequence GTGGATGAATTCAGCGCCAGTCTGGCCTTGCGCCACACCAGCGGTCTTGGGCCACGTACCTGGAAGCGTCTGCTTTCGCATTATGGCGACGCCCTTTCCGCCGTTTCGGATTCCTCTTTGTGGACAGCGCGCGGGCTGGTTTCGGCGCGGGTGCAGACCGAATTCGTCCGCGGCGGCTGGCGCGAAAAGGCCGAGGATGAGCAGCGCCGGGCGCGGAATTTCGGTTTTCCCGCTGTTTTTTTTGGAGACCGCGCCTACCCGGATTTCTTGCGCGAGATTCCTGATCCGCCTCTTTTTCTGTATTATCTCGGTGATCTGTCCCTGCTTTCCCGGCCTTGCGTGGCCGTGGTCGGGTCACGGGGCGCGACGCGCTACGGCGTGGACATGGCGGAGAGCATATCGGCTTTTTTGAGCGCGTCCGGGATCTGCGTAGTTTCGGGCTTTGCCCAGGGCATCGATCGCGCCGCGCATCAGGGCGCCCTGCGCGGCGTGGGTGGGACCATCGCCGTCTTGGGTACGGGTCTTGACCTTGTTTATCCGGCCTCCAACTCCGATCTGTGGAAACAGGTCGCCGCCCATGGGCTCATCGTCAGCGAGTTCGCGCCGGGGACCAGGCCCGAGGGAATTAATTTTCCGCATCGCAATCGCATTGTCAGCGGCCTTTCTCTGGGTGTATTGGTTGTCGAAGGGGCGCTTGGCAGCGGCAGCCTGATCACCGCCAATCTGGCTTTGGCCCAGAATCGCGACGTTTTCGCCCTGCCCGGGCCGGCCAACCTGAAGACCCATCAGGGCTGCCACCAGCTCATCCGTCAGGGTGCCTGCCTTGTGCAGAGCGGGGAAGATATCCTACAGGAGTTGCAGCCTCGGCTGGGCGCTCTTTGTGCGCCCGAGGCGCCCGTCCCCGAGCCCCGGACGCGTGAGCCGGAAGATCCGGAACAGCGAATCGTGCATCGCCTGCTTGAAGGCGGCGAGACCCTGCATATCGACACCCTGGCCCGTCAGACGGGCTGGGCGGCGAACAAGGTCAGCTCCACGCTCCTTTTCATGGAACTTCAAGGGCTTGTGAGGCAGCTTCCGGGCATGTACTATGTCCTTGCAACGTGA
- a CDS encoding PilZ domain-containing protein, with protein MNVPERAYARVDTALKGYLRILPAGRLTSLFACTQTGTSPQLSEAAQSALPDGLAPYLRAMNEKLDAILSILTQQTLQEDFPVPVLIHDISGAGIKFSADLELEPGQGAEVVIALSNQPQSLAGAIGIILRSEEHLGERVWAMEFKDMRDCEREKIIQFVVAKQREHLLERHLAPSS; from the coding sequence ATGAACGTTCCAGAGCGCGCCTACGCCCGCGTCGATACGGCCCTGAAAGGATATCTGCGCATCCTGCCCGCAGGCCGGCTCACCTCCCTTTTTGCCTGCACCCAGACGGGAACCTCGCCGCAGCTCTCCGAGGCCGCTCAGTCCGCCCTGCCCGACGGGTTGGCGCCTTATCTGCGTGCCATGAACGAAAAGCTGGACGCAATCCTCTCGATCCTGACCCAGCAGACCCTGCAGGAAGACTTCCCCGTGCCCGTGCTCATTCATGACATCAGCGGCGCGGGGATCAAATTTTCCGCGGATCTCGAGCTTGAACCGGGACAGGGCGCGGAGGTGGTCATCGCGCTCAGCAACCAGCCCCAAAGCCTGGCCGGTGCCATCGGAATCATCCTTCGGTCCGAAGAGCATCTGGGCGAACGGGTCTGGGCCATGGAATTCAAAGATATGCGCGACTGCGAACGCGAAAAAATCATTCAGTTCGTCGTGGCCAAGCAACGCGAACACTTACTGGAACGCCATCTCGCCCCCTCATCCTAA